ATAAAGTAAGCCTGAGCTTTAGGAGCATGTTTACCTCTCTCACTGAATGGAAGAGGGAATGATTAATTTTTTCTTCCCTAGGAATATTCACTTCAGAAACAAGGGGTGGAAGTTTTCTGATACCATGAATACTCTACTTACTGATTTGGCAAATGAACATTGCATCATAAAGTGTACTATAATGTTTTTCCTGGAACTAAGTTGTCAAATTGGTGTTTCTACAGCAGGAACTTTGACACAAACTACACAACTTGTGCTGCTTTGGAagaaggatttttatttattaccaATTATTATGGCTTTAGTTAACAAGCACTTCTCAGTCAAAGTTTAGATTTGCTATAGTGCTATGCTTTGTGTTCGTATTTTCCTTGTAGCATTAAGCCTTTGGAAATATTGAATCAGAAAAGCCTTGTCCACTAGGACTAGCTCTATTTTCCCTTAGATACAATGGCCTAGTGTATCATTTCAGTTTcccccaaaaaaaatctcaaacacCAATTGTAAACTAAAAGTCATGGGGTGTGCCTTAAGTACAGTGAaactaaaggtttttttttctaccCTGCATTATTTTCAGAAATGAAGGACTAAGTACTCGGTTTCAACTACTTCGATAACATTGAGCTAGGAGGCTTATACCTCTATCAAAATTGTTTAAGCAGCATGAAAGTTGCCTTTAGATGCAAGATATATTATCAGCTTGTAGGAcactaaagcttttttttttcttctaattgcATCTGCAAATTAAATGTCAACCCTGcccatcttcccccctcccataCATAGGATTCACCGCTTCAGCCCATTTCCTGAGGAAGGATGTAGATATTTATGCCCTACAGTTTACCTTAAGGGTTGTTAGATGGGATTTTCTGAACTAGAATGGGTGAGCAAAGAGCAAAAGTAACTTCCAGGACAGAGAAACATCGTCTCCCCTCTCAAACAAGTCTAGGGACTCTTAGTAACTTTAGCAGATCTACTGAGGGGCTAGAGTACAACAAATGAGGTAGCTCCTTTAACATGGGCAGGTTTCCAATGATTAGAAAACACTTCTAATACTGTCTTGAATTATATACATGTAACCTGCCTGCCACTGTAGTCCATGGAACAGTTATAAAATGCTCAAGCAATGGTTTGCTTGCTGAATGATCAGCCATATACTGAATTAAGTGATGTCTGAGTGGTGTAGGTGGTGATAGATGCTAGATAAGTAGTTTTCAAATAAGTGGACAATTCTGATGAGTGGGGACTAGATCTACTGTAAGTCAATTTAAGTAACAGCAGAATGTAACCCCTAAGAAGTTTGGGCCTCAACATTTTGAGGTAGTGATGGAAAAATAAGTTCCCATCCCATTGTGTACAGTAAGTCTTAAATTCTGCTTGCAACACTACTGAGTCTAAGCTTCCAGAATTGTATGCATGGTATTCTAGTGGTAGGAAGGAAGGGCTGTagtttgggggagggaaagagaagaagtTGCTTTTGAAGAAATGCCTTTGAGGGAGTAGTAGTCTTGGACAAGAGGTTTTGCATAGTACATGTATCAAGTAAAACTTGGGACAAGTTTACTAGAGGAAAACACGTGTCAGGTCTGTTTGAAAAATCAAGTTTTTCACAAGGAGAAATTGTGAAGTTAAGCTCTGTATCATGTATGTGCTAAACCAGTTTTAGCCATCTTCCAGCCTCCATTTGTTTTCACCAAATAATAAGATGACAAAATAGAACCCATTGCTTGCTAAAACAACATCTGGTTCTGAAGTAGGTATTAGTTGTTAATGTATCTATGCTCTGAAGGCATCAGTATTGGTAGCAGACATTGACATCTTTAGAATGCCTCTTGCTGAATGAAAGTAGTGTAGTGTGGGGTTCAGATTACTTAGTATAAACTTTTTTCTTCCCCTACTTTGTTAATGGATTCTTCAGTGGTATTTGTGTGTTGATGAAAATCAGAACTATAACTGCTTATCATTGTATTCATGTTAAGGTAAAGTACTGTTTAAGTGGGAAAATAAAAGATGCATCAAAAAGTAGTATTGCATTGCAAAAAaactaaagattaaaaaaaaaatcaaattattacCTCTCTGAAGTCAGGAAGGAAACTTAATGAGGTTTATCTAATGGATAGCAGGCTGTATCCTAATGTGGAGTGTTAATTTTTGGAAGCATGAAAATAATCTTAATTTGCCCCTCCACAATGCTGGTGTAGGTTATATTATGGGAAAAGCATTAGGATTCTCTTGTTCAAAATAAAGCGTACAGAATAGTAGTTAAATAGAAGTGATATCTAGAAATTTAGTTTTGATACCACCAGTTTAAAATCTAAACCGAATTACAGTGTTCAGATAAATAGCCAAAGACATTTTAAATGCACTAATCTACCTGTATATTTTCATAGGAAGGATGAGAGTGTGAAGTTTCCTGAAGATTTTTCAGTTACTCTTCCTAATCTGCTTAAATTCATTTTACATTACTCAAGTCTACCTTCAGCTGCACCTGACTCAGAGCCCTGCACCAAAGAATGTCCACAGAAAGAGAGTGTGTTACAGCAAGAGCATATCTCCCACTTAAGGAGTGAGATTCAGAAATTGAGATCAGAAGTCAGTGCACTACACCAGGCTCAAGATCAGCTGGAAGCCCAACTTTCTGAAGCCAGAAGAGAAGAACATAAACTACAGCAGCAGAAGCATACACTGGAAAAGCAGCACAGTATTCTCCAGCTCCACAGTGAACAATTACAGGCACTATCTGAACAGAAGAACAGAGAATTAGAAGAAATGGCTGAGAAGCTTCAAGAATTAGCAGATGCATCAGAAAACCTCCTTACAGAGAATGCTTTACTAAAAGTCCTGCTAGCATCAATGGAGGGGAAACTAGAGAACAAAGATGAAACCAAGAAATCCATTCAGTCAGAGGAGACTCTTTCCACCCACAATACTGGCCCAGTTCTAACTGCTATAGACAGATTACATGAAAGAGAAAGGCTTGATGTTTCCAATATTGATACCACAGTGACTGAGCATAAAGAAAACAGGACAGAATAATTATTTATGCTATGGAggggttggggaaaaaaaatcaggaatgaCACTGCATTGGGAAGGTATttatgcaaattttatttgttgtaaataaaatattttccaattGTCTAGAAAAATCAAACCAGAATTTCTGCAACACTTCGAACAATTTACCAGATCTTGAAACCTAAATGGAGATATGGAAAACACTTTCCACTTTGATTGCACTAATTTGATAGCCATTTTATTAATTTAACCTAGGTTAAAAACAGTAAATTCCCAGGGAAAGCAGAGTGAAGCATCTCCTACCAAAGGACCAATTTTTGCACTGGCTTCTTCCCATGTCTCCCAGAGGAAGTGTTCATTTAGGAACTTTGACAATATATACTTTTCTAAGAAACAGCTGAAGGTAGCCATCTTCACTGCATTTTGCCTTTGTTTACAGAATTGGCTGGAAATGATGAATTTGTTTATTTAGTAAACTTGAATGAAAAGTCAAATGGTTAAAATATTCTGTCATTCCTGTTGTAGGATTTCAGCAACTCTGCATACCACTTTTACATGTGCCACAATTAACCTACAATTGTCTTTGAATCGTAAGTTAGGGAACAGATTTTTATAGATGTTTCATTATGGGGAACAAAAGGCAGAATAATCTCATCCAACCTCCTTATGCATCCGACTAGTGTTCCTTCTGCCTGCTGTccaccccaaaaaaccccacaagtggGGGAAGGAGAATAAAGTTTGGCATCCCAAACAAGCAAAGTCTTACTTATTGATTGCCCAGCATATATGCAGTTAAGAATCCAGTGTGCATGTATAGGCCAGTGACTCAAACCATGGgctgaaaaattaaaattggCATCTTTGGAGCCAGTAAGTATACAATACAGTGTTTGCCCCCTCCCTAGGCAGTTGTATTCCACACTGCACTTAGAGGAAGGAAGCGCTTGTCCATTAGTAGCAATGGATTTGCTTAGCCAAGCTGTGGCCTTTGCAGTGAGACACACTTCATTTTCTAGCCTCAGTTTAATCAGTGCACACAGGAATAAGAATGCAActcagcagcttgtcctggagGGAGCTAGCAATTTAGTTCATAAGTGAACTATCATTTGCTTGCAGACAAAGTCATTAAGGCCTAGCTAGCTAAGAATAAATAGTGTTATTCGCGATGTATCAGCCGTCATTCACACCAGTGTTTAGCAAAATaactgtccccgtcccccccacacAGAGGGTGGTGGTTGACCTTTTGCATCATCTACTACTTgtgcacaccacacacacacacacacacacacacacacaccctctctgcATCGCAGTTTGCTAGGGAGTTTAACTTAAACTAAAGGAATTCCTTAGCTACATATGAACTGGTAAAAGCTGGGTAGTTAGTGGAATATGCAGGCCTAAAAGTTAGGAAATCTAGAACATTTTAGCCATGGTTGAATGATTGTTCAGAACCTGTGGTACTGTTTACGGCCTATAATTTTTCACTCCCAGTACCTGTTATAGGTTTCTCTgtagtacagagaagggaaaggtTAGGAAATGAGGGGCCTTTTGTGTGAAGGTACTTCAGATtacaccaaaatatttttttaaaaaaccctatacCTACCCACAAACAagcttttcccttccctctttcCAACACACCCAAAATTTAGTTAGCTGTTACAAGACAAATTTCAGTCTGCCCTGTAAGTTAAGAATCCAAAAAACCTTATCTACAAAATACATTAACTGTAGACAATTTGGTATCTAGACTAAAAACAGTTTGCACAGTTGGCTGTTTAGCTTCATGTTTACATATGCCCCAACTACTAGGTACACATATAAACAGTGgttatgggggaaaaaagaggaataGTTACATTAATGCCAGTTCTAGTGAAAACACCACTTCTGTAATTAACATGCTTGCTAACAGGAGGGAAAGATCTGCTCTACTGCTATTTTTAACTCCACTGGAAACCTTCTGGACCATGCATGAAGTAGCCATCATTAGTTCCCAGATTGGAATCTGCTAAAACGGCAGTTTCCTTGCAGTAGCTACATGGCTAGGACAATCACAGTATTAGCTGCTAACAGCTTAATCTACCCTAAAGGAAGAGAGGTACAGTTCCTTCCTTATAACCCCTATCCTTTCTGCCTCAATTACCTTAATGAGATTATATATACCTGCATTCAGAGAGAGTGTTCTGAATCAGTCCCATAAgagttttaaaaccaaaaaataaaaagcaaccaTTCTGTCTTTATGGTTATGCACTCAGAACTTCATAGCAGAAAGAGACTTTAACTGCAGATTTGGTTTTGAAGGTCTGGTATCCAATCTGTAATCATGTGGCTCAGATGTCCAAATGTGTGTTACTAAGAATAACTTCATACCACTTCCATATGCTGGATAACAAAAAGCCAGAACTCCTGGCAGCCTATTTACAGTTCACAGTTTTAAGTAGTTCACATTACAGTAGCAGTTCCATCAAAACAGGCTCAGCTAAACATTCAAGTAACAAAAATGCTATTAGTCTTTTCATGCCAGCATATGCCTGCACGTCCATTGCCAGCAATGGACTTTATACCAGAGAAGTCACCTCTTAGCACTAAGGAGTTAAAAATACAGGATTGATGGATAGTATAGTTTCTCAGTGCATGCAGTGGCAAACCAATAAAACCATAACTTTGAAGTCTTATCTCAAGCTGTTTTAAGAGAGAGCAGTATGTATGTCCAGTTTCTTCACAGTATCAGTTCTGCTGATTACAGACATCTTAAGTGTAGTCCAGATACACATCTGTGCTGCTCAAAGTTAGCTATGAATTTCTGTGCCATTAGGAGTCAGCTTTGCTTTTCTCTCTACACAAGGTCCTTTAGCAGAATACTGCACCAAAAGGAAAGGCTCTTTGGTTTCTCCTTCTCCCACAATGCTCTCTTCATCTTCAGACTGGCTGATCCTTTGCAGACGCAGGTAACACCAGCAGCCCAGTATCAAGGCACCAAGAGCAGCAATAGCAATCAGAATGACTATTACAGTCACCACTCCAGTGGTGGGGCTGTGATCCATAATAGACATGGTCAGTATTTCAGGTCAATTCTCCGATCTTAAAAGTGGTTCTTCAGTCCTTGCTATCAGTTTTGAGATGTCTGAGGCGGCATCTTGGAACTCCTGAAATACAGAAATAAGATGAGTAATGCAATTGTACATGGATATTACAGTTTTGCCTTATTCAGTAGCTTTAGTGTTACGTGGCCGGTGCAACAGATTCTGGCAACCCCCCCCTCTTGCTGATCTGTACATAAGTTTGccttttttttggttttgctcaTTTGTTtgcctggggaaaaaaatattagcCCTCTTTCATACAAAGCCTTTCAATTTGCATGGTCATATATTAGAAGTGTTAAAACTTTTTATTCAATATGATTTTGCCTTCGCTTAAACGCACAGGTTACGTGTGGTACATTTCCTACTGAACCAAAGTCCTGAATGACTCAGATGATCCTGAATGCTTATGAATCAATGTTGAAAGCACAAGATGAGGTATTAGTCAGTGTCTGGTACAGATCACTAAATCACAAGAGTGAACAGGAGGATGACTGCCTCCTTATGCACCTTTCTGCAATGAGAATGGAAAAAAGACTGATCACAGAGGACATCAATATGACTGACATATTCATACTTCCAGTACtgaaacatccttggaatttctaaacattatagataaTTTCTGAACTCAAAGGGTTGCAGCCAACATgggggggaattctatattacaCCTTGTTGGAACCAAGAGGAACTGATCACCCAACTAAAAATGAATGG
The Eretmochelys imbricata isolate rEreImb1 chromosome 10, rEreImb1.hap1, whole genome shotgun sequence genome window above contains:
- the SNN gene encoding stannin; this encodes MSIMDHSPTTGVVTVIVILIAIAALGALILGCWCYLRLQRISQSEDEESIVGEGETKEPFLLVQYSAKGPCVERKAKLTPNGTEIHS